Genomic window (Sphingosinicella microcystinivorans):
CGCCGACAAGGCGCAACGCCTCGCCGAACAGTTCGGGTTGACCGGGCGTGTCGACCTCTATTTCGCATTTCTGCTCGGCATGGCGCGGGTCCTTCGGGAAGGCGGCACGTGCGGCATCATCGTCTCGAACCGTTTCATGACCACCAAGTCTGGTGCGACGGTGCGCGAGGCGCTTGCCCGCAAGCTCGATCTCAAGCGCATATTCGACCTGGGCGACACCAAGCTTTTCGACGCAGCGGTCTTGCCTGCCGTAATTATTGCAAACGGCCCCATGGCGGGCTCGGCTACCTCCGAGGCCCCCCGGTTCACGACCATTTACGAGGCGAAAGGGAAAGCACCTTTGGCCACGGCGGAGAATGCGATTGCGGCTCTGGGCTTGTCCGGTGCCGTCGGGCTTTCCGACGGTCGGGTATTCGACGTGCAGCATGGGATGCTCCAGACAACCGCCGATGGGAGCGACGTTTGGCGGCTGGGTTCAGCCGGGGTCACTGCGTGGCTGGATGCCGTGGAAGCGAAGGCATGGGCTTGTTTTCGCGACATCGGCAAGGTTCGCGTCGGGGTGAAGACCACTGCGGACAAGATCTTCATTCGGCGGGAATGGAAAGACGAGCTCGAGCTCTTGCGGCCGCTGACGACACACAAAATCGCCCGGCGGTTTCGCGCCGATGTCCGTTCGGAGAAGATACGAATCCTCTATCCCCATGATACTGTCGACGGACGCCGGACAGCCGTTGATCTTGAGAAGTATCCCGCCAGCCGGGCATATCTCGAAGAACACCGGGAGAAGCTCGAGGGGCGGACATATGTGATCGAAGGCGGCCGGAAGTGGTATGAGATTTGGGTGCCGCAAAACCCGTCCGACTGGTCCGGGCCCAAGCTCGTCTTTCGGGACATTTCCGAGCGACCGACTTTCTGGATCGACGTAGACGACACGATCGTCAACGGAGACTGCTACTGGCTGAAGCCCAGGCAGGGAATGGAAGGTGTCCTGTGGCTCGTCCTTGCCGTGGCGAACTCGACGTTCATAGAGCGCTTCTACGACACGCGGTTCAACAACAAGCTCTACGCCGGCCGCCGCCGTTTCATCACGCAGTACGTCGATGCGTTTCCTGTTCCCGATCCGAACACCGACATAGGGCAGGAGATTATCGAGAAAACGAGGCGTCTGTTTGACCGCGTCGGCGAGGATGACGCCCCCGCGCTGGAGCGGGAGTTGGATGGCCTCGTCTGGCGCGCCTTCGGGCTGTTACCGGAAGAAATCTGACGGCAGGGGGATTTGGAGCTTCTTGTTGAGCACCTTGCCTTGGAATTGAGGAAAGCGGCTGAAGAAGCTTTCGCCCGGCGTGAGATAGAAACGGGTCAAGGTGACGGTGACACCGTCTGTCTGCGCGTAAAAAATCGCATAGCGAACATCGCAATGACGTATCTGCCGACCTGCGATTTGCGGCACGTCCAGAGCCGCTTCACTGTCGGGACAGACCAGCCCCAGATCGATAGTCGGAGAGGTCTGCAACTTGACCTCGAGGAGCTGTTGGCGAACGTCCGGGAAGCGCCCGTCATCTCGATAGTCGGCAAAGCCAAGTTCTCGGCAAACCAGTTCGTGCAGGGCGGCCCCGCGATTGCGCACCTGATTGAGGATCAGCGTGCAATAGGCACCCCCTTCGTGGGGTGATCGGCGTGCAAAAAGGACCCCTTCATCCCGGGGATTTAGTCGGCCGACTGGTTTTGATCAGTTGGCGAGAACGGGATGTTGATCGTGGAGACAGTGGTTCGGATTCGGCGTGAGCATGCAGCGGGTAAGGCGATCAAGGCGATCGCTCGTGACCTTCGTTTGTCGCGGAAGGTCGTCCGCAAAGCGATCCGGTCGCCGGAGGCGGCGTTCAACTATCAGCGCAAAGTCCAGCCGCTGCCGCGGATCGGTCCTTATCAGGATCGTCTCGATGCGCTGCTTGAGGAGAACGAAGGTCGCGGCCGCCGCGATCGGCTACGGATGAC
Coding sequences:
- a CDS encoding Eco57I restriction-modification methylase domain-containing protein, which codes for MTSSAPVLARYQDVSEAKAGGATYTPQLLSDFVAGQILAVANLGASRPLRVLDPAIGHGELLVSLLSRLEGNVEVFGYETDPAALQVARERLTGLFPDATLNLSLGSFLDHVLDDHSGGPFPTGERYDLIIANPPYVRTQIIGADKAQRLAEQFGLTGRVDLYFAFLLGMARVLREGGTCGIIVSNRFMTTKSGATVREALARKLDLKRIFDLGDTKLFDAAVLPAVIIANGPMAGSATSEAPRFTTIYEAKGKAPLATAENAIAALGLSGAVGLSDGRVFDVQHGMLQTTADGSDVWRLGSAGVTAWLDAVEAKAWACFRDIGKVRVGVKTTADKIFIRREWKDELELLRPLTTHKIARRFRADVRSEKIRILYPHDTVDGRRTAVDLEKYPASRAYLEEHREKLEGRTYVIEGGRKWYEIWVPQNPSDWSGPKLVFRDISERPTFWIDVDDTIVNGDCYWLKPRQGMEGVLWLVLAVANSTFIERFYDTRFNNKLYAGRRRFITQYVDAFPVPDPNTDIGQEIIEKTRRLFDRVGEDDAPALERELDGLVWRAFGLLPEEI